A genomic stretch from Corynebacterium sp. 21KM1197 includes:
- a CDS encoding fluoride efflux transporter family protein, which translates to MLRDATLVGSGAALGVAARLLATVLMNDLPSQWVLLLINVAGCFLMGLLNPGLFLGKGVLGGFTSFSAFALIMVQAPAPTAAAYLAATVLGCVGAWLLGHALSPGTAADTEKTS; encoded by the coding sequence ATGCTTCGCGACGCCACCCTCGTCGGCAGCGGTGCCGCGCTCGGCGTCGCAGCGCGCCTGCTCGCCACCGTGCTGATGAACGATCTCCCCTCCCAGTGGGTGCTCCTGCTCATCAACGTGGCGGGCTGCTTCCTCATGGGGCTTTTGAATCCCGGTCTTTTCCTGGGCAAGGGGGTACTGGGAGGATTCACCAGCTTCTCCGCCTTTGCCCTGATCATGGTGCAGGCCCCCGCTCCCACCGCCGCCGCGTACCTGGCGGCCACGGTACTGGGGTGCGTGGGGGCCTGGTTGCTCGGCCACGCCCTTTCTCCCGGCACCGCCGCAGATACGGAGAAAACCTCGTGA
- a CDS encoding CrcB family protein — translation MISLFLAVSVGGFFGGAGRYLLGRYPGGWRGTWCANVLACIILALSLHHGGLMAAAWGTGVAGALSTWSTLAAEVGRALVGGDSPRRRQAALYLGATLCAGCGVIALLA, via the coding sequence GTGATCTCCTTATTTCTTGCCGTGAGCGTGGGCGGATTCTTTGGCGGTGCCGGACGCTACCTACTCGGCCGCTACCCCGGCGGCTGGCGCGGCACCTGGTGTGCCAACGTGCTGGCCTGCATCATTCTCGCGCTGAGCCTGCATCACGGGGGCCTCATGGCCGCCGCCTGGGGTACCGGTGTGGCCGGGGCGCTCTCCACCTGGTCCACGCTGGCCGCCGAGGTGGGCCGGGCCCTGGTGGGCGGGGATTCCCCGCGGCGTCGGCAAGCAGCCCTCTACCTCGGGGCCACGCTGTGCGCCGGGTGCGGTGTCATCGCGCTGCTTGCCTAA
- a CDS encoding ABC transporter permease, with translation MALKNNTMWKVGVRTVAAHKLRIALTVLSVVLGTAFIAGALMFTNTLSQSYDDMVATEYDGVDVMVTGGGGQRGITSVTRKVIAEDPKVAGVNVRDRDPVVLGNAEGESLKFRGNASLSPWYGPEDTVRAPEEIVEGSEPSGPGEAILNKKAAKELDIEVGTALTVVDPKGRHEITVVGIYEKSLDSASRALLRMEESAYLEKFTEGGMANALLVKAAEGVSADELMSHITSVFGKDVSAETGAELAQQESSTIKSSLSFVNYFLVAFGLMALLVGTFLIANTFSMIVAQRTKEFALLRALGASRKQITRSVVLEAALIGAVGSFIGLFVGMLLVVGIKAMLASSSRVLPDSGLGLSLSAILVPLLVGVAVTVISAWLPAQRAGNVHPVEAMRTTESTASSSLRVRTLVGAVLGSVGLLLTAVGAFSEASTGMRVLLVGIGALSVVVGYFLVGPALALPTIPVLGRWVGKPFGMVGRLAATNSARNPRRSATTAFALTLGVALVTSIGMFGATAKSAVSDSFEENMQADFRLMGPPTGNFPVPREAVEAAKNTDGVGSLVETYLSPLKVGGASGVPFADYTLVLSGKLNEITGNTAIEGHLDLSGEGFVASEKQAAAMGWSVGDLVPITASTNENMVEAPLLGIYPEDNSFGSVVISKTTAEQAVPSGEMMLQSLDAVSDGFVSHEDLRENLEESMKDYLVVQVLDAEDLAGEIQKAVNQVLNILYALLALAVIIAVLGIVNTLTLNVIERRQEIGMLRAVGVHRRQVRIMIVLEAVQVAVFGAVAGMLIGLGLGWAFLAILQEQGLGGAQVPWLQLLLMVIGSAVVGVFAALWPARYAAKTPPLDAIAE, from the coding sequence ATGGCACTGAAAAATAACACGATGTGGAAGGTGGGCGTGCGCACCGTGGCGGCGCACAAACTCCGCATTGCGCTCACCGTGCTGTCCGTGGTGCTGGGTACCGCCTTCATCGCCGGTGCCTTGATGTTCACCAACACGCTCTCCCAGAGCTATGACGACATGGTGGCCACGGAATACGACGGCGTGGACGTGATGGTCACCGGGGGCGGTGGGCAGCGCGGTATCACCTCCGTCACGCGCAAGGTGATTGCCGAGGACCCCAAGGTCGCCGGGGTCAATGTGCGCGACCGCGATCCGGTGGTGCTGGGCAACGCGGAGGGGGAGTCCCTGAAGTTCCGGGGCAATGCCTCGCTGAGCCCCTGGTACGGCCCGGAGGACACGGTGCGCGCCCCGGAGGAGATCGTGGAGGGCAGCGAGCCCAGCGGGCCGGGTGAGGCGATCCTGAATAAGAAGGCCGCCAAGGAACTAGATATTGAGGTGGGCACCGCGCTGACGGTGGTGGACCCCAAGGGCCGCCACGAGATCACGGTGGTGGGCATCTACGAGAAGTCCCTGGATAGCGCCAGCAGGGCGCTGCTGCGCATGGAGGAGTCCGCCTATCTGGAAAAGTTCACCGAGGGTGGCATGGCCAATGCGTTGTTGGTCAAGGCGGCCGAGGGAGTGAGCGCGGACGAGCTGATGTCCCACATCACCTCCGTGTTTGGTAAGGACGTGTCCGCGGAGACCGGCGCGGAACTGGCGCAGCAGGAAAGCAGCACCATCAAGTCCAGCCTGAGCTTTGTCAATTACTTCCTGGTGGCCTTTGGCCTCATGGCGCTGCTGGTGGGCACCTTCCTCATCGCCAATACCTTCTCCATGATCGTGGCGCAGCGCACCAAGGAGTTTGCCTTGCTGCGCGCCCTGGGCGCCTCCCGCAAGCAGATCACCCGCTCGGTGGTGCTGGAGGCCGCGCTGATCGGCGCGGTGGGCTCCTTCATCGGACTCTTTGTGGGAATGCTCCTGGTGGTGGGCATTAAGGCCATGCTCGCTTCCAGCAGCAGAGTCCTGCCGGATTCCGGCCTGGGGCTGAGCCTGAGCGCGATCCTGGTTCCGCTGCTGGTGGGCGTGGCGGTGACGGTGATCTCCGCCTGGTTGCCCGCGCAGCGCGCCGGCAACGTGCACCCGGTGGAGGCCATGCGCACCACGGAGTCCACGGCCTCCTCCTCCCTGCGCGTGCGCACCCTCGTGGGAGCGGTGCTGGGCAGCGTTGGCTTGTTGCTGACGGCCGTGGGGGCGTTCTCCGAGGCGAGCACGGGCATGCGCGTGCTGCTGGTGGGGATCGGCGCGCTGAGCGTGGTGGTGGGCTACTTCCTGGTGGGCCCGGCACTGGCCTTGCCCACGATCCCGGTACTCGGCCGCTGGGTGGGCAAGCCCTTTGGCATGGTGGGCCGCCTGGCTGCCACGAACTCCGCGCGCAATCCGCGCCGCAGCGCCACCACCGCCTTTGCCCTGACTTTGGGCGTGGCCCTGGTGACCTCCATCGGCATGTTCGGGGCCACGGCGAAGTCCGCCGTCTCGGATTCCTTTGAAGAAAACATGCAGGCGGACTTCCGCCTCATGGGCCCGCCCACGGGTAATTTCCCGGTGCCGCGTGAGGCCGTGGAGGCCGCCAAGAATACCGACGGCGTGGGCAGCTTGGTGGAGACGTACCTTTCGCCGCTGAAGGTGGGCGGCGCATCGGGCGTGCCCTTTGCGGATTACACCCTGGTGCTCTCCGGAAAACTCAATGAGATCACCGGCAACACCGCCATCGAGGGGCACCTGGATCTCAGCGGCGAGGGCTTCGTGGCCTCGGAAAAGCAGGCGGCCGCGATGGGCTGGTCCGTGGGTGACCTGGTGCCCATTACCGCGTCCACCAATGAGAACATGGTGGAGGCCCCGCTGCTGGGCATTTACCCGGAGGACAATAGCTTTGGCTCCGTGGTGATCTCCAAGACCACCGCGGAGCAGGCCGTTCCCTCCGGGGAGATGATGCTGCAAAGCCTGGACGCGGTGAGCGATGGCTTTGTCTCCCACGAGGACCTGCGCGAGAACCTTGAGGAATCCATGAAGGATTACCTGGTGGTGCAGGTGCTCGACGCCGAGGATCTGGCCGGGGAGATTCAAAAGGCCGTCAATCAGGTGCTCAATATCCTCTACGCGCTGCTGGCGCTGGCGGTGATCATCGCGGTGCTGGGCATCGTGAACACGCTTACCCTCAACGTGATCGAGCGCCGCCAGGAGATCGGCATGCTGCGCGCGGTGGGCGTGCACCGCAGGCAGGTGCGCATCATGATCGTGCTGGAGGCGGTGCAGGTGGCCGTCTTTGGCGCGGTGGCCGGTATGCTCATCGGCCTGGGCCTGGGCTGGGCCTTCCTGGCGATCTTGCAGGAGCAGGGCCTGGGTGGGGCGCAGGTGCCGTGGCTGCAACTGCTGCTCATGGTGATAGGTTCCGCCGTGGTGGGCGTGTTCGCCGCGCTCTGGCCCGCCCGCTACGCGGCCAAGACCCCGCCGCTCGACGCCATCGCGGAATGA
- a CDS encoding ABC transporter ATP-binding protein, producing MQRPAAAPKKKQFGRGGGYVARAVELTKQYGEGATTVMALDQVSVGFRRGEFTAIMGPSGSGKSTLMHCMAGLDSATGGQAFIGDTNLSDLEDKEMTDLRRDRLGFIFQSFNLVPTLTAAENITLPIDIAGGEVDQAWFEEITQRLGLTERLGHRPSELSGGQQQRVACARALVSRPEIIFGDEPTGNLDSNSSTEVLNILRTSVDKDNQTVVIVTHDARAASYADRVIFLADGKVVNELSEPTMDDVLSTMAGIERG from the coding sequence CTGCAACGTCCGGCCGCTGCGCCGAAGAAGAAGCAGTTCGGGCGCGGTGGCGGTTATGTGGCGCGCGCGGTGGAACTGACCAAGCAGTATGGCGAAGGCGCTACGACCGTGATGGCCCTGGATCAGGTGAGTGTGGGGTTCCGTCGTGGCGAGTTCACGGCGATCATGGGGCCCTCGGGCTCCGGCAAGTCCACCCTCATGCACTGCATGGCGGGCCTGGATTCCGCCACGGGGGGGCAGGCCTTCATCGGGGACACGAACCTTTCGGATCTGGAGGATAAGGAGATGACGGATCTGCGCCGTGATCGCCTGGGCTTCATCTTCCAATCCTTTAACCTGGTGCCCACGCTGACGGCGGCGGAAAATATCACCCTGCCCATTGATATTGCCGGTGGGGAGGTGGATCAGGCGTGGTTCGAGGAGATCACGCAACGCCTGGGACTCACCGAGCGCCTGGGGCACCGCCCCTCGGAGCTATCGGGCGGCCAGCAGCAGCGCGTCGCGTGCGCGCGCGCCCTGGTTTCCCGCCCGGAGATCATCTTTGGCGATGAGCCCACGGGTAATTTGGACTCCAATTCCTCCACGGAGGTGTTGAATATCCTGCGCACCTCGGTGGACAAGGATAACCAGACGGTGGTGATCGTCACGCACGATGCGCGGGCGGCGTCGTACGCGGATCGGGTGATCTTCCTGGCGGACGGGAAGGTCGTCAATGAGTTGAGCGAGCCGACGATGGACGATGTTCTTTCCACGATGGCCGGAATCGAGCGTGGGTAA